Proteins from a single region of Halanaerobiales bacterium:
- the nrdJ gene encoding ribonucleoside-triphosphate reductase, adenosylcobalamin-dependent, with product MNKVQKNWTVIKRDEREVEYSRQKIEDAIYRAMVESGEEATRKNAKEVTKEVEKSLVENFYKKAEVPKVEEIQDLVEEKLMKSAYVATAKAYILYRSKRNQSRPKRKKEEEEKKLLTNDFLSKYKHQPNPFPTELGEFIYYRTYSRWLEEEQRREYWWETVKRAVEYNASLAPTTRKEAELLYDNVYNLRNFLAGRTLWTASTESSKKYGMSNYNCSFTVIDEFKAYEDIFYLLMIGSGVGFRVLPRDVEKLPKIRKDVEIIHKYYEPVPKEERREYTNFDFEDNVVTMNVGDSKEGWVQSVEYYFKFLVEHDYRDISKIIFNYDSVRPKGEKIKTFGGTASGHQSLKRMFTKIDKLLKEKPDREKDSTNRVKLKPIDAMDIANIIAENVVSGGVRRSSQICLFSEDDQEIAKAKNDLYIQKDGEWQINPEISHRQMSNNSIFYEDKPVKEQLEWHVKQMRFSGEPGFINTEEAKRRRENFKGVNPCGEVLLDSKGVCNLTSVNVFSFVDDDNNLDTEGLFQAQKLSARAGYRMSLIEFELPEWDHINKRDRLIGTSLTGWQDMKNALSLTKEEEAQLLKELREVAHNAAEEIANEIGDSEPKLVTTIKPEGTQTQMPTVSSGLHYSHSSYYIRRVRISASDPLARVCEELDYPIHPEVGHDPEDPETLVIEFPVKAPEGKTKGDVSAIEQLETYKMFMENYVDHNASITVHVRDDEWDDVEEWLWNNWDTVVGITFISHTDSFYDLMPYEEISEEEYNKRVEEMNRFNPTLVSKYESERIEREIEDEACDTGVCPVR from the coding sequence TTGAATAAAGTTCAAAAGAATTGGACAGTAATAAAACGTGATGAGAGAGAAGTAGAGTATAGTCGTCAAAAAATAGAAGATGCGATTTATAGAGCAATGGTTGAATCAGGAGAAGAAGCCACAAGAAAAAATGCCAAAGAAGTGACAAAAGAGGTTGAAAAAAGTCTGGTTGAAAATTTTTATAAAAAAGCTGAAGTACCCAAAGTTGAAGAAATACAGGATTTAGTAGAGGAAAAGTTAATGAAATCTGCTTATGTCGCAACAGCAAAAGCTTATATTTTATATAGAAGCAAAAGAAATCAATCAAGACCTAAAAGAAAAAAGGAAGAAGAAGAAAAGAAATTATTAACCAATGATTTTTTAAGCAAATATAAACATCAACCTAATCCTTTTCCTACAGAATTAGGTGAATTTATATATTATCGTACATATTCTCGCTGGTTAGAGGAAGAGCAAAGAAGAGAATACTGGTGGGAGACAGTAAAAAGAGCAGTAGAATATAATGCCTCTCTTGCCCCTACTACTAGAAAAGAAGCTGAACTTTTATATGATAATGTATATAATTTAAGAAACTTTTTAGCAGGGAGAACACTCTGGACTGCTTCTACAGAATCAAGTAAAAAATATGGGATGTCTAATTATAATTGTAGTTTTACTGTAATTGATGAATTTAAAGCATATGAAGATATCTTTTATCTATTAATGATTGGAAGTGGGGTAGGATTTCGTGTACTTCCTCGTGATGTAGAAAAACTTCCAAAAATAAGAAAAGATGTTGAGATAATTCATAAATATTATGAGCCTGTACCTAAAGAAGAAAGAAGAGAATATACTAACTTTGATTTTGAAGATAATGTAGTAACTATGAATGTAGGTGATAGTAAAGAGGGTTGGGTACAATCTGTTGAATACTATTTTAAATTTTTAGTAGAACATGATTATCGTGATATAAGTAAAATAATTTTCAATTATGATTCAGTAAGACCTAAAGGTGAAAAAATAAAAACATTCGGTGGAACAGCTTCCGGTCATCAAAGCTTAAAAAGAATGTTTACTAAAATTGATAAATTATTAAAAGAAAAACCTGATAGAGAAAAAGATAGTACCAATAGAGTAAAGCTAAAACCTATAGATGCCATGGATATTGCTAATATTATTGCTGAAAATGTTGTCTCAGGTGGAGTAAGACGTTCTTCTCAGATTTGTCTATTTAGTGAAGATGATCAGGAAATTGCTAAAGCTAAAAATGACCTATATATTCAAAAAGATGGAGAATGGCAGATAAACCCTGAAATATCACACAGACAAATGAGTAATAACAGTATTTTCTATGAAGATAAACCTGTTAAAGAACAATTAGAATGGCATGTTAAGCAGATGCGATTTAGTGGAGAACCAGGATTTATTAATACTGAAGAAGCAAAACGAAGAAGAGAGAACTTTAAGGGAGTTAACCCCTGTGGTGAAGTTCTTTTAGATTCAAAAGGGGTTTGTAATTTAACTTCTGTAAATGTATTTTCTTTTGTTGATGATGATAATAATCTAGATACAGAAGGTTTATTTCAAGCTCAAAAATTATCAGCCAGAGCAGGGTATAGAATGTCATTAATTGAGTTTGAACTTCCTGAATGGGATCATATAAATAAAAGAGACAGATTAATTGGTACTTCTCTTACTGGCTGGCAGGATATGAAAAATGCTCTTAGTTTAACTAAAGAAGAAGAAGCACAGTTATTAAAAGAATTAAGAGAAGTAGCTCATAATGCTGCTGAAGAAATTGCAAATGAAATAGGAGATTCTGAACCTAAATTAGTAACTACCATAAAACCTGAAGGTACTCAAACTCAGATGCCTACAGTTTCAAGTGGTCTTCATTATTCTCACAGTTCTTATTATATTAGAAGAGTTAGAATCTCTGCTTCTGATCCATTGGCAAGAGTATGTGAAGAGCTCGATTATCCGATTCATCCAGAAGTAGGTCATGATCCAGAAGACCCAGAAACATTAGTGATTGAATTTCCTGTAAAAGCACCTGAAGGTAAAACAAAAGGTGATGTATCTGCAATTGAACAGTTGGAGACTTATAAAATGTTCATGGAAAATTATGTAGATCATAATGCATCTATAACTGTTCATGTTCGTGATGATGAGTGGGATGATGTTGAAGAATGGTTATGGAATAATTGGGATACAGTAGTAGGCATTACCTTTATTTCTCATACTGATAGTTTTTATGATTTAATGCCTTATGAGGAAATTAGTGAAGAGGAATATAATAAACGTGTTGAAGAAATGAATAGATTTAACCCTACTTTAGTATCTAAATATGAATCTGAGAGAATAGAAAGAGAAATTGAAGATGAAGCTTGTGATACTGGAGTTTGTCCAGTAAGATAA